Proteins found in one Bacteroidota bacterium genomic segment:
- a CDS encoding PorV/PorQ family protein encodes MKTRFSFIGLALILVTSVAMGQSKVGTSTATFLGIGIGPDAIGMGSAVVASKTGASSLYWNPGAAGSKPRNEVYFTKTNWLVGSKYDWLGATIAVTDASVIGLQFGRLSYGEEEVVTELDEDGTGERWDASDLFVGVTYSHALTEQFTLGGTAKYIRSQIWHETASAFALDLGLLYNFQWNGLKLGMSVSNFGQDMRYEGKDLFKSYDDDPSSSGNNGKISTALKTEYWPLPIFFRVGLAMDVYRDDMNSLIIAADAQRPSNHNESVNIGTEYGFNDNVFLRVGMKNLFRGESQEGLAFGVGIAYPIFGYNLKFDVSHSQMELFDGITVYGLSLQF; translated from the coding sequence ATGAAAACACGTTTCTCTTTCATTGGACTTGCCCTGATACTGGTCACCTCGGTGGCCATGGGCCAGTCAAAAGTCGGGACCAGCACCGCCACCTTCCTGGGTATCGGTATCGGTCCGGATGCCATCGGGATGGGAAGTGCCGTTGTGGCTTCCAAAACCGGTGCTTCATCGCTGTACTGGAATCCGGGAGCTGCCGGTTCCAAGCCCAGAAATGAGGTTTATTTCACAAAAACAAACTGGCTGGTCGGTTCAAAGTATGACTGGCTGGGTGCCACCATTGCGGTAACCGATGCCAGCGTGATCGGTCTGCAGTTTGGCCGTCTCAGCTATGGCGAGGAAGAAGTGGTGACTGAACTGGATGAGGATGGAACCGGTGAACGGTGGGATGCCTCTGATCTGTTCGTCGGGGTGACTTACTCTCATGCACTTACCGAGCAGTTCACACTGGGTGGTACAGCCAAGTACATTCGCAGCCAGATCTGGCACGAAACGGCCAGTGCCTTTGCTCTGGATCTCGGACTTCTCTACAATTTCCAGTGGAATGGTCTGAAACTCGGAATGTCGGTATCAAACTTCGGCCAGGACATGCGCTATGAAGGCAAGGATCTTTTCAAATCTTACGATGATGATCCATCATCCTCAGGAAACAATGGAAAGATTTCCACCGCTCTGAAAACCGAATACTGGCCATTGCCGATCTTTTTCAGGGTCGGACTCGCCATGGATGTGTACCGGGATGACATGAACAGCCTGATTATTGCGGCGGATGCTCAACGCCCGAGTAACCACAATGAGTCCGTCAACATTGGTACCGAATATGGTTTCAATGACAACGTCTTTCTGCGTGTGGGTATGAAGAATCTGTTCCGTGGTGAGTCCCAGGAAGGACTTGCATTCGGAGTCGGAATCGCCTATCCGATCTTTGGGTATAACCTGAAGTTCGATGTTTCTCACTCACAGATGGAACTGTTTGATGGTATCACAGTCTACGGTCTCAGTCTTCAGTTCTGA
- a CDS encoding TonB-dependent receptor, which produces MITKRLGQFILAALIAAISSPVFAQTGKIAGKITDQQSGEELIGASVLVVGTSLGAATDFEGNYNILNVPPGVYTLRVSYVGYSSKTISNVRVSIGLTARIDVQLSAEVLALEGEILITAERPLVQKDLTASTAIVSGDQISALPVTELAQVVSLQAGNVNGHFRGGRTGEVAYMIDGVPVTDKFDGSAVVDVNKNIVSELQVISGAFNAEYGQAMSAVINVATKDGTNKYEGSATVYYGDYITGNDDIFPKEDYFNPFNIQNYEGTFSGPVPYTNNNLYFFAVGRFVNFGGHLYGKRKFNPDNFLAQDSLGRDAGFQSLGDNKYVAMNNSSRISGQMKLTWPVSTSIKTSVNYMYEDRQWKDYNRFYVYNPDAIRTNYQTSHTMISTLTHTLTASTFYTVSVSGFNKFFENYVYDGLSSKYVHPSLNNQVAPFTFSVGGVDMGQFQRESRSFSFKSDLWSQVNNEHQIKAGFEYKYHMIDFLSRTVLPVSSQENFAPTVGNSPYIQTRYDGNNTFNTDLYERSPQEFSAYIQDKVELDNFILNIGIRFDWFDAAGKVLNDPTDPSIYNPLKPINIYNDLNSDGKIDDSEFSDGNKKSVEAREKYWWKDTEAKYQISPRIGAAFPITDQGKIYFSYGHFYQFPNFDLLYRNANYKFGLGSGNQGVAGNSDLKPERNVSMEVGLNQQLTSDMALDATVYFRDYRDLSGTRADEIIMFGGTRQYSQLVNSDFAFIRGFILTLNQRMTDGLGVTLDYTYQIAKGTASNPDAARNAIAGGLEPEVKLVALDWDQTHTVNATVNYSQKDWGVSTIMTFGSGQPYTPRTSQDAATILTNSEIKPSNVNVDVRGYYNLGMPEGYGSMTIFARVYNLFDTLNEYGVFDDSGRSGFTVDQLNAERLNPDLKGVNTLDEWFTNPQNYSAPRLIEFGVTYNF; this is translated from the coding sequence ATGATTACCAAGCGATTGGGACAATTCATCCTGGCTGCTTTAATAGCAGCCATTTCATCCCCGGTGTTTGCTCAGACCGGAAAAATTGCTGGAAAGATTACTGACCAGCAATCCGGCGAGGAACTCATCGGAGCCAGCGTACTCGTTGTCGGAACCAGCCTCGGTGCTGCCACCGACTTTGAGGGGAATTACAATATCCTTAACGTTCCCCCGGGTGTCTATACCCTCCGGGTTTCCTACGTGGGATACTCCAGCAAGACCATCAGCAACGTGCGGGTCTCCATCGGACTCACCGCCCGAATTGATGTGCAGCTCAGTGCCGAGGTTCTGGCACTGGAGGGGGAAATTCTCATCACTGCCGAACGCCCGCTGGTTCAGAAGGACTTAACTGCATCCACCGCCATCGTGTCGGGAGATCAGATTTCGGCCCTTCCGGTAACCGAGTTGGCTCAGGTCGTGTCGCTTCAGGCTGGTAACGTCAACGGACACTTCCGCGGCGGTCGTACCGGTGAAGTGGCCTATATGATTGATGGGGTACCCGTAACCGATAAATTTGACGGATCCGCAGTCGTTGATGTGAACAAAAACATCGTCAGTGAGCTTCAGGTGATCTCTGGTGCATTTAACGCTGAGTACGGACAGGCCATGTCTGCGGTGATCAACGTGGCTACCAAGGATGGTACTAATAAATATGAGGGATCGGCTACGGTTTATTATGGTGACTACATCACCGGTAATGATGACATCTTCCCGAAAGAAGATTATTTCAATCCCTTCAATATTCAGAATTATGAGGGAACGTTCAGCGGCCCGGTTCCTTACACCAACAACAACCTCTATTTCTTTGCGGTTGGACGGTTTGTCAATTTCGGCGGCCATCTGTATGGAAAACGGAAATTCAATCCCGACAATTTCTTGGCACAGGACTCCCTTGGACGGGATGCAGGTTTTCAGTCTCTTGGTGACAACAAATATGTTGCCATGAATAACTCCAGCCGGATTTCCGGGCAAATGAAACTGACCTGGCCCGTTTCAACCAGTATCAAAACCTCGGTTAACTACATGTATGAGGATCGGCAATGGAAAGATTATAACCGCTTCTATGTTTATAATCCCGATGCCATCCGGACCAATTACCAGACTTCTCATACCATGATTTCCACATTGACCCATACACTCACTGCCAGCACTTTCTATACAGTGTCTGTGAGCGGATTCAACAAGTTTTTTGAAAATTATGTGTATGATGGCCTCAGCTCAAAATACGTTCATCCTTCACTGAATAATCAGGTTGCCCCTTTCACTTTCTCGGTGGGTGGTGTCGATATGGGCCAGTTCCAGCGTGAAAGCCGCAGCTTCTCCTTCAAATCTGATTTGTGGAGTCAGGTGAACAATGAGCACCAGATCAAAGCTGGTTTCGAGTATAAGTACCACATGATCGATTTCCTATCACGGACGGTTCTGCCTGTTTCTTCGCAGGAAAATTTTGCACCTACCGTGGGGAACAGCCCTTACATTCAAACCCGGTATGATGGCAATAACACATTCAATACCGATTTGTATGAGCGCTCCCCGCAGGAATTTTCGGCCTACATTCAGGACAAAGTGGAGCTTGATAATTTTATCCTGAATATCGGAATCCGGTTCGACTGGTTCGATGCAGCAGGAAAGGTTCTGAATGATCCGACCGATCCAAGTATTTACAACCCGCTGAAACCCATCAATATCTATAATGATCTGAATTCGGATGGAAAGATTGACGACAGCGAGTTCAGTGATGGAAATAAAAAATCAGTGGAAGCCCGTGAGAAATACTGGTGGAAGGATACTGAAGCCAAATATCAGATCAGTCCACGGATCGGTGCCGCCTTCCCGATTACCGATCAGGGTAAGATTTATTTCTCCTACGGTCATTTCTACCAGTTCCCGAATTTTGACCTTTTATACCGCAATGCCAATTACAAATTCGGACTTGGCAGCGGAAACCAGGGTGTGGCTGGAAACTCCGACCTGAAACCGGAACGTAACGTGTCGATGGAAGTGGGTCTGAACCAGCAACTGACTTCAGACATGGCCCTCGATGCCACGGTCTATTTCCGCGACTATCGTGATCTTTCTGGTACCCGTGCCGATGAAATCATCATGTTTGGCGGTACCCGTCAGTATTCTCAGCTGGTCAACTCTGACTTCGCTTTCATCCGCGGTTTCATCCTGACCCTCAACCAACGGATGACCGATGGACTGGGAGTGACCCTTGATTATACCTACCAGATTGCCAAAGGAACGGCTTCCAACCCCGATGCCGCCCGGAATGCCATTGCCGGTGGTCTTGAGCCAGAAGTGAAACTGGTTGCCCTTGATTGGGACCAGACCCATACTGTCAATGCTACCGTGAATTACAGCCAGAAAGACTGGGGTGTTTCCACCATCATGACTTTTGGCAGCGGTCAACCCTATACCCCGCGCACCAGCCAGGATGCTGCAACCATTCTGACCAACAGTGAAATCAAGCCCTCCAACGTCAACGTGGATGTACGTGGGTATTATAATTTGGGAATGCCTGAAGGGTACGGAAGCATGACCATATTTGCACGGGTCTATAACCTGTTCGATACCCTGAATGAATATGGTGTCTTTGATGACTCCGGTCGCTCAGGCTTTACTGTAGATCAGCTGAATGCAGAACGGTTGAATCCAGATCTGAAGGGTGTGAATACATTGGATGAATGGTTCACCAATCCTCAGAATTACTCAGCACCCCGCCTGATCGAATTTGGCGTGACTTATAATTTCTAA
- a CDS encoding LacI family DNA-binding transcriptional regulator, translated as MGVTIYDIAREANVGIGTVSRALNNHPKIAAKTKNRILEISRKLNYQPHVYAQGLAKRRTNTIAIIMPFFTNYFQVEMLQGVQDKMAELGYDIMLYGVNQISQVDEYLRRAMQKGKVDGILYHSMKMAPGFEEKLRELNMPTVLVDTYHPEFDSITVQNEDGAYVATKHLIKAGYRKIGMLNASMESEPARMRYNGYRKALDEARLTFNDRYFKVSKNLKNDGFNREAGYQSMMELIDRNREDLPDAVFISSDIQAIGALNALRDRKLSAPEDIAIIGYDDIELAKHLGLTTMRQPMYQMGVLAVEKIFHRIQNNDFPPSHTTFSPTLVVRETCGMEKQSVHA; from the coding sequence ATGGGAGTGACAATTTATGACATCGCACGTGAAGCCAATGTTGGGATTGGCACGGTATCACGTGCACTGAACAACCATCCGAAAATCGCCGCTAAAACCAAAAACCGAATCCTCGAAATCTCCCGCAAGCTCAATTACCAGCCACACGTCTATGCTCAGGGGCTGGCCAAACGCCGCACCAACACCATCGCCATCATCATGCCGTTCTTCACCAATTATTTCCAGGTGGAAATGCTGCAGGGCGTTCAGGACAAAATGGCCGAGCTGGGATATGATATAATGTTGTATGGTGTTAATCAGATCAGTCAGGTAGATGAATACCTGCGCCGGGCCATGCAAAAAGGGAAAGTGGATGGGATTCTGTACCACTCCATGAAAATGGCCCCGGGATTTGAGGAAAAACTCCGCGAACTGAACATGCCGACCGTTTTGGTGGATACCTACCATCCCGAATTCGATTCGATCACCGTTCAGAATGAAGACGGTGCCTATGTGGCCACCAAACATCTGATCAAGGCCGGGTATCGCAAAATCGGCATGCTGAATGCCTCGATGGAATCCGAACCGGCCCGGATGCGGTACAACGGATACCGCAAGGCCCTAGATGAAGCCCGCCTGACCTTCAATGACCGCTACTTTAAAGTCAGTAAGAATCTTAAAAATGACGGATTCAACCGCGAAGCGGGCTATCAGTCCATGATGGAACTGATTGACCGGAACCGCGAGGATCTGCCGGATGCCGTATTTATTTCTTCGGATATTCAGGCCATCGGAGCCCTGAATGCCCTTCGTGACCGGAAGCTGTCTGCTCCGGAAGACATCGCCATCATCGGATATGATGACATTGAACTGGCCAAACACCTCGGACTCACCACCATGCGTCAGCCCATGTATCAGATGGGGGTATTGGCCGTCGAGAAAATTTTCCATCGTATCCAGAATAACGACTTTCCACCTTCCCACACAACCTTCTCACCAACCCTGGTGGTCAGGGAAACGTGCGGAATGGAAAAACAATCTGTTCATGCCTAA
- the mnmA gene encoding tRNA 2-thiouridine(34) synthase MnmA has protein sequence MSKLGTVVVGMSGGVDSSVAAVLLKEQGYQVIGMTMKTWDYQLSGGNTGKETGCCSLESINDARSIAVHHGFPHYIVDFRGDFGDEVIDNFVGEYMAGRTPNPCVLCNTKVKWNSMLRKAMALGADYIATGHYARIRHDDDRNRWMLSRGRDSNKDQTYVLWGISQEALSKTLLPLSGLTKPEVRQLAREFGLKTADKSESYEICFIPDNDYGRFLREKVPGLGDRLSGGPVKTEGGDVVGHHDGYPFYTIGQRRGLNIAVGKPVYVTRIEPDTNTVVVGEDQSLLCSRLIAGQINTIAWDQIPDGGIRVEAKIRYKDSQEPATLTPLPGGGAEIRFDQPKRAVTPGQSVVFYSGDDLLGGGIIERAFIQ, from the coding sequence ATGAGTAAACTCGGTACAGTGGTCGTGGGAATGAGCGGCGGGGTCGACAGCAGCGTGGCGGCGGTCCTGCTTAAGGAACAGGGGTATCAGGTGATTGGGATGACCATGAAAACCTGGGATTATCAGCTGTCGGGAGGAAACACCGGCAAGGAAACCGGGTGCTGTTCCCTGGAGTCCATAAACGACGCCCGCAGCATTGCAGTCCATCATGGCTTTCCTCATTATATAGTGGATTTCCGTGGTGATTTCGGCGACGAGGTGATTGATAACTTTGTTGGTGAGTACATGGCCGGCCGGACACCCAACCCCTGCGTTCTCTGCAACACAAAGGTGAAATGGAATTCCATGCTCAGAAAGGCCATGGCTCTCGGCGCTGATTACATTGCAACCGGACATTACGCCCGGATCCGTCATGACGACGACCGAAACCGTTGGATGCTGTCCCGCGGCCGCGATTCGAACAAGGACCAGACCTATGTGTTGTGGGGAATTTCTCAGGAAGCCCTGTCGAAGACCTTGTTGCCGCTTTCCGGTCTGACCAAACCTGAGGTCCGTCAGCTGGCCCGTGAGTTCGGTCTTAAAACGGCCGATAAATCAGAATCCTATGAAATCTGCTTCATTCCAGACAACGACTATGGACGTTTTCTGCGTGAGAAAGTCCCCGGACTCGGAGACCGGCTTTCCGGCGGACCGGTTAAAACGGAAGGCGGAGACGTGGTGGGTCATCATGACGGGTACCCGTTTTATACCATAGGTCAGCGGCGGGGATTAAACATCGCTGTTGGAAAACCGGTTTATGTAACCCGTATCGAACCCGACACCAATACCGTGGTGGTGGGGGAGGATCAGTCTCTGCTATGCAGCCGGCTCATTGCCGGTCAGATCAATACCATTGCCTGGGATCAGATACCCGATGGGGGAATCCGGGTCGAGGCTAAAATCCGGTACAAGGATTCACAGGAACCGGCCACTCTGACTCCATTACCCGGGGGAGGGGCGGAAATCCGGTTCGATCAGCCAAAGCGTGCAGTAACCCCCGGTCAATCCGTGGTGTTTTATTCAGGAGACGATCTCCTGGGTGGTGGAATAATAGAAAGGGCCTTTATTCAATGA
- the mutL gene encoding DNA mismatch repair endonuclease MutL has translation MAVNRIRILPDAIANQIAAGEVVQRPESVVKELIENAIDAESTSITVVIEESGKTRIQVVDNGAGMSSDDARLAFERHATSKIITADDLQAIRTLGFRGEALASIASVSQAELKTRQAGSKTGTVVRMSGGLIQAFEPEACAPGTSITVKNLFFNTPGRRNFLKSDQVEFRHILDTVQKYALFYHQIHWTLISDGAEVFSVEPADANERIGQLFGRKVMENLIRVEEQTDLVSVTGFLSHPTIARKTRGDQYLFINGRSIIHKSIQHAVFNAYGPALAAGTFPFYVLFLNLDPHRVDINVHPAKQEVKFDDERSVYAITMAVVRKALGTRDLTPVESGLTHLPPGHDFTNRPATDSIRPSSPISNFPYRDPLERVVTLPFRTPVPDPLPVTDTVQRPLDILKSFASEVDNSAIGDRRIWQVHNKYIFSQIVTGLMIIDQHVAHERILFERALRMMESSSAFTQQLLFPHTLDLTPADFELIRAVKDDLIRLGFDFKFYSGRTVVIEGVPADVKPGTEQRILQDILTQYRDYEQEFQWKGRHNLAASYACRSSIKAGDPLTLAEMNALIDQLFACENPYTCPHGRPVIIKMTIDDLDTRFGRKHPW, from the coding sequence ATGGCTGTTAACCGGATCCGGATCCTGCCGGATGCCATCGCCAATCAGATTGCGGCGGGTGAAGTCGTTCAGCGTCCCGAATCGGTCGTGAAGGAACTGATTGAAAATGCCATTGATGCCGAATCCACTTCGATCACCGTTGTCATAGAAGAATCGGGGAAAACCCGCATTCAGGTGGTAGATAACGGGGCGGGCATGTCCTCCGACGATGCACGACTGGCCTTTGAACGCCATGCCACCAGCAAGATCATCACGGCCGACGATCTGCAGGCCATACGGACCCTCGGTTTCCGGGGTGAGGCCCTTGCCTCGATTGCCTCGGTCTCACAAGCTGAACTGAAAACCCGGCAGGCTGGTTCAAAAACCGGTACTGTGGTCCGGATGAGCGGCGGACTCATTCAGGCCTTTGAACCGGAGGCCTGTGCACCCGGCACTTCCATTACGGTCAAGAATCTGTTTTTCAACACACCGGGCCGCAGGAACTTCCTAAAATCGGACCAGGTGGAATTCCGGCATATACTGGATACCGTTCAGAAATACGCACTTTTTTATCATCAGATCCACTGGACCCTTATCAGTGATGGAGCCGAAGTCTTTTCGGTGGAACCTGCCGATGCCAATGAGCGGATCGGGCAATTGTTTGGTCGCAAAGTCATGGAAAACCTTATCCGGGTGGAGGAGCAAACCGACCTGGTCTCGGTAACCGGTTTTCTTTCCCATCCGACCATCGCCCGGAAAACAAGGGGCGATCAGTACCTGTTCATCAATGGGCGGTCGATTATCCACAAATCGATCCAGCATGCCGTTTTCAATGCCTACGGACCGGCTCTGGCGGCTGGTACCTTCCCTTTTTATGTTCTGTTTCTGAATCTGGATCCACACCGGGTCGATATCAACGTTCATCCGGCCAAGCAGGAAGTAAAATTTGATGATGAACGATCGGTTTACGCTATTACCATGGCGGTGGTGAGGAAAGCCCTGGGAACCCGTGATCTGACTCCGGTGGAATCAGGCCTGACCCATTTACCTCCCGGGCATGATTTCACAAACCGACCTGCCACGGACAGCATCCGGCCTTCATCACCCATCTCGAATTTTCCCTACCGGGATCCGCTGGAACGGGTGGTCACCCTTCCCTTCCGGACTCCCGTTCCCGACCCATTGCCTGTGACAGACACGGTTCAGAGGCCATTGGATATTCTGAAATCCTTTGCGTCTGAAGTGGACAATTCAGCCATCGGGGACCGGCGGATCTGGCAGGTTCACAACAAGTATATATTCAGTCAGATTGTGACCGGTCTGATGATTATTGATCAGCATGTGGCCCATGAGCGGATCCTGTTTGAACGGGCTCTCAGGATGATGGAAAGCAGTTCGGCGTTTACCCAGCAATTGCTGTTTCCGCATACACTGGACCTGACACCGGCCGATTTTGAACTCATCCGGGCTGTAAAAGATGACCTGATCCGGCTGGGATTTGATTTTAAATTTTACAGCGGACGAACCGTTGTGATTGAAGGCGTTCCGGCCGATGTGAAACCCGGAACCGAGCAGCGTATTCTTCAGGATATTCTGACACAGTACCGGGATTACGAGCAGGAATTTCAATGGAAGGGGCGTCACAACCTGGCGGCTTCTTACGCCTGCCGGTCCTCGATCAAAGCCGGTGATCCGCTCACGCTGGCCGAAATGAATGCCCTGATCGATCAGCTTTTTGCCTGTGAGAACCCGTACACCTGTCCGCACGGGCGTCCGGTGATCATCAAGATGACAATAGATGATCTCGACACCCGGTTCGGACGTAAACATCCCTGGTAA